In Streptomyces longhuiensis, the following proteins share a genomic window:
- a CDS encoding polyphosphate kinase 2 family protein, which produces MSDERAERIAEFIEPLRVEPGSKVRLSRDFDPRDKAGLTKRDGVELLRAGVALLAEYQERLAAQDTYGVLLCLQALDAGGKDGTIRHVMSGVNPQGVRVSSFKVPSAEELDHDYLWRYARRLPERGEIAVFNRSHYEEVLVVRVHPELLERQKLPGHARGPGVWKRRYREINNWERYLTDNGFKVVKIFLNLSKEEQRTRFLKRLDLPEKNWKFSAADVRERRHWDDYQDAFSEMLSATSTRWAPWYVVPADRKWFARICTAAVLAHTLMDIDPRYPEVDDAARKELRAAARKLEREAPPGLPADPYAARHPSAASAARKKRR; this is translated from the coding sequence ATGTCGGACGAGAGAGCCGAGCGGATCGCGGAGTTCATCGAGCCGCTGAGGGTGGAGCCGGGGTCGAAGGTCCGCCTGAGCCGGGACTTCGACCCTCGTGACAAGGCCGGTCTGACGAAGCGTGACGGGGTCGAACTGCTGCGGGCCGGGGTGGCCCTGCTGGCGGAGTACCAGGAACGGCTCGCCGCCCAGGACACGTACGGCGTGCTGCTGTGCCTCCAGGCGCTCGACGCCGGCGGCAAGGACGGAACGATCCGTCATGTGATGAGCGGCGTCAATCCGCAGGGCGTGCGGGTGAGCAGCTTCAAGGTGCCCTCCGCCGAGGAACTGGACCACGACTACCTGTGGCGTTACGCCCGGCGGCTGCCCGAGCGCGGCGAGATCGCCGTCTTCAACCGCTCGCACTACGAGGAGGTCCTCGTCGTACGCGTGCACCCGGAACTCCTCGAGCGGCAGAAACTGCCCGGCCACGCACGCGGACCGGGCGTGTGGAAACGGCGGTACCGGGAGATCAACAACTGGGAGCGCTATCTCACCGACAACGGGTTCAAGGTCGTGAAGATCTTCCTGAACCTGTCGAAGGAGGAGCAGCGCACCCGCTTCCTGAAGCGGCTCGACCTGCCCGAGAAGAACTGGAAGTTCTCCGCGGCCGACGTCCGCGAGCGACGCCACTGGGACGACTACCAGGACGCGTTCTCCGAAATGCTGTCGGCGACGAGTACGAGATGGGCGCCCTGGTACGTGGTGCCGGCGGACCGGAAGTGGTTCGCGCGGATCTGCACGGCGGCGGTCCTCGCGCACACCCTGATGGACATCGATCCCCGGTACCCGGAGGTGGACGACGCGGCGCGCAAGGAGCTGCGCGCCGCCGCACGGAAGCTGGAGCGGGAGGCGCCCCCGGGACTTCCGGCCGATCCGTACGCGGCCCGGCATCCGTCGGCTGCCTCGGCTGCCAGGAAGAAGCGCCGCTAG
- the dcd gene encoding dCTP deaminase, whose translation MLLSDKDIRAEIDAGRVRIDPYDESMVQPSSIDVRLDRYFRVFENHRYPHIDPAVEQADLTRLVEPEGDEPFILHPGEFVLASTYEVISLPDDLASRLEGKSSLGRLGLVTHSTAGFIDPGFSGHVTLELSNLATLPIKLWPGMKIGQLCMFRLSSPAEFPYGNERYGSRYQGQRGPTASRSFLNFHRTQV comes from the coding sequence GTGCTTCTCTCAGACAAGGACATCCGGGCCGAGATCGACGCCGGGCGGGTCCGCATCGATCCGTATGACGAATCCATGGTGCAGCCCTCGAGCATCGACGTGCGGCTCGACCGCTACTTCCGGGTGTTCGAGAACCACCGCTACCCGCACATCGACCCCGCGGTGGAGCAGGCCGACCTGACGCGCCTCGTGGAGCCGGAGGGCGACGAGCCCTTCATCCTCCACCCCGGCGAGTTCGTGCTCGCCTCCACGTACGAGGTCATCTCTCTGCCGGACGATCTCGCCTCGCGCCTCGAGGGCAAGAGCTCCCTCGGCCGGCTCGGGCTCGTCACGCACTCCACCGCCGGCTTCATCGACCCCGGGTTCTCCGGGCACGTCACGCTGGAGCTGTCGAACCTCGCGACGCTTCCGATCAAGCTGTGGCCGGGCATGAAGATCGGGCAGCTGTGCATGTTCCGGCTGAGCTCGCCCGCCGAGTTCCCGTACGGCAACGAGCGCTACGGGTCCCGCTACCAGGGCCAGCGCGGTCCCACGGCCTCCCGTTCCTTCCTCAATTTCCATCGAACACAGGTGTGA
- a CDS encoding phosphoribosyltransferase → MSDVRENLTYEKFGTAVRELAQTIADDGYEPDIVLSIARGGVFVAGGLAYALDCKNIHLVNVEFYTGVGTTLEMPVMLAPVPNAIDFSDKKVLITDDVADTGKTLKLVHDFCLDTVAEVRSAVIYEKSHSLVKCEYVWKRTDDWINFPWSVEPPVVSRAGQVLDA, encoded by the coding sequence ATGAGTGACGTACGCGAGAACCTTACGTACGAGAAGTTCGGCACCGCCGTGCGCGAGCTGGCGCAGACGATCGCCGACGACGGGTACGAGCCGGACATAGTGCTGTCCATCGCGCGCGGCGGCGTCTTCGTGGCCGGCGGGCTCGCGTACGCCCTCGACTGCAAGAACATCCACCTCGTGAACGTCGAGTTCTACACGGGCGTGGGCACGACGCTCGAGATGCCCGTCATGCTGGCGCCCGTGCCCAACGCGATCGACTTCTCGGACAAGAAGGTGCTCATCACCGATGACGTCGCCGACACCGGGAAGACCCTGAAGCTGGTCCACGACTTCTGCCTCGACACCGTGGCCGAGGTGCGCTCCGCCGTGATCTACGAGAAGTCGCACTCGCTCGTGAAGTGCGAGTACGTGTGGAAGCGCACGGACGACTGGATCAACTTCCCGTGGTCCGTCGAGCCGCCCGTCGTGAGCAGGGCCGGACAGGTTCTGGACGCCTGA
- a CDS encoding FG-GAP repeat protein, whose translation MTRHAKHKRTPEPSPARIRLATATAAAAALTGGLLATSAGVASADTVPTGVAQGDADFNGDGYADAVASAHGAYVNGKASAGQLAVVYGGATGNHYATISQNSAGVPGTSEAGDVFGGDSAYGDFDGDGYDDVLVGALGEDVGSDQNGGTAAILWGSADGLKSGTTVADPRPTKHDWFGGVVEAGDFDGDGKDDIAVGSLGATTVDVFSGGFSRTSGAAVHKTLSTGVQTGDGINSLHSGDANGDGKEDLIVNGYDPSDNLNANYWIPGSATGLTSSGSQKLPAGIITDLGDTDEDGYDDIVIGNAWDSGIAGATTGGSVFVVHGTASGPSAGDTEKFTQNTAGVPGSSEKGDTFGGEIDLGDVNGDGHLDLVVGAPGEDLTGGADAGAATVLYGSADGSGITGAGALFLEQNNAFVPNTNEKNDEFGSDVHLDDLNHDGRDEILIGAEGENGHNGAVYPVKVKADGTLAASSGIYTSTLGISASGTPSLGGNFTD comes from the coding sequence ATGACCAGGCACGCCAAGCACAAGCGGACGCCCGAACCCTCCCCCGCCCGGATCCGGCTCGCCACCGCCACCGCGGCCGCCGCCGCGCTGACCGGGGGCCTGCTGGCCACCTCGGCCGGCGTGGCGTCCGCCGACACGGTTCCGACCGGCGTCGCCCAGGGTGATGCCGACTTCAACGGCGACGGCTACGCGGACGCCGTCGCCTCCGCACACGGCGCCTACGTGAACGGCAAGGCGAGCGCGGGCCAGCTCGCCGTCGTCTACGGCGGAGCCACCGGCAACCACTACGCCACCATCAGCCAGAACTCCGCCGGCGTCCCCGGCACGTCCGAGGCCGGCGACGTGTTCGGCGGCGACTCCGCGTACGGCGACTTCGACGGCGACGGTTACGACGACGTCCTCGTCGGCGCGCTCGGCGAGGACGTCGGCTCGGACCAGAACGGCGGCACCGCCGCCATCCTGTGGGGCTCGGCCGACGGGCTGAAGAGCGGAACCACCGTCGCCGACCCGCGGCCCACCAAGCACGACTGGTTCGGCGGTGTGGTCGAGGCCGGCGACTTCGACGGCGACGGCAAGGACGACATAGCCGTCGGCTCGCTCGGCGCCACGACCGTCGACGTCTTCTCCGGCGGCTTCAGCCGCACCTCGGGCGCCGCGGTCCACAAGACGCTGAGCACCGGCGTACAGACCGGCGACGGGATCAACAGCCTGCACTCCGGCGACGCGAACGGCGACGGCAAGGAGGACCTGATCGTCAACGGCTACGACCCGTCGGACAACCTCAACGCCAACTACTGGATCCCCGGCAGCGCCACGGGCCTCACCAGCTCCGGCTCCCAGAAGCTGCCCGCCGGCATCATCACCGACCTCGGCGACACCGACGAGGACGGCTACGACGACATCGTCATCGGCAACGCCTGGGACTCCGGCATCGCGGGCGCGACCACGGGCGGTTCGGTGTTCGTCGTGCACGGCACGGCGAGCGGCCCGTCCGCCGGCGACACCGAGAAGTTCACGCAGAACACCGCGGGCGTCCCCGGCTCCAGCGAGAAGGGCGACACCTTCGGCGGCGAGATCGATCTCGGCGACGTCAACGGCGACGGCCACCTCGACCTGGTCGTCGGCGCCCCCGGCGAGGACCTGACCGGCGGCGCCGACGCCGGCGCGGCCACCGTCCTGTACGGCTCCGCCGACGGCTCGGGCATCACCGGCGCGGGTGCCCTGTTCCTGGAGCAGAACAACGCGTTCGTCCCCAACACCAACGAGAAGAACGACGAGTTCGGCTCGGACGTGCACCTGGACGACCTCAACCACGACGGCCGGGACGAGATCCTCATCGGCGCCGAAGGCGAGAACGGCCACAACGGCGCCGTGTACCCGGTCAAGGTCAAGGCCGACGGCACCCTCGCGGCGTCCTCCGGCATCTACACCTCCACGCTCGGCATCTCCGCGTCGGGCACCCCGAGCCTGGGCGGCAACTTCACGGACTGA
- a CDS encoding Yip1 family protein: MSQLGSKAGPDPLGPAPPSPGPGTFDDVAGFRIGRGRDNRASQSRPYGQRAPQGQAPYGYPPAPPNGQPQQHQYGGRQPQQPYGQQQQWPQSGGHGEPEYFGDPNGPQGHGQQGQGYDPYAANNPGHTQAFSVGEDPYSQGDTYRAGSAPAAPVGPRLHWKQLLSGVVLRPGQTYFQMRDYAMWGPALVVTFLYGLLAIFGFDSAREDVINATISAAVPYVLTTGVAITISLFVLGVVTHTLARQLGGDGAWQPTVGLAMLITAITDAPRLLFAMFLGGDAPFVQILGWATWALAGFLLTLMVSRSHDLPWPKALAASAIQLIALLSIIKLGTF; encoded by the coding sequence ATGTCACAGCTCGGCAGCAAAGCCGGGCCCGATCCACTGGGCCCGGCACCTCCCTCCCCGGGACCAGGTACGTTCGATGACGTGGCTGGATTCAGGATCGGACGCGGCCGGGACAACCGCGCCTCGCAATCGCGACCGTACGGACAGCGGGCCCCCCAGGGGCAGGCCCCGTACGGCTACCCTCCCGCGCCCCCGAACGGGCAACCGCAGCAGCACCAGTACGGCGGGCGGCAACCGCAGCAGCCGTACGGTCAGCAGCAGCAGTGGCCCCAGTCCGGAGGCCACGGGGAGCCGGAGTACTTCGGTGACCCGAACGGCCCGCAGGGGCACGGTCAGCAGGGCCAGGGCTACGACCCGTACGCGGCGAACAACCCGGGGCACACCCAGGCGTTCTCCGTGGGCGAGGACCCGTACAGCCAGGGCGACACGTACCGGGCGGGTTCGGCCCCGGCCGCGCCCGTCGGGCCGCGGCTCCACTGGAAGCAGCTCCTGTCCGGAGTCGTCCTGCGGCCCGGCCAGACGTACTTCCAGATGCGGGACTACGCGATGTGGGGCCCCGCCCTCGTCGTGACGTTCCTCTACGGGCTGCTCGCGATCTTCGGCTTCGACTCGGCCCGCGAGGACGTGATCAACGCCACGATCTCGGCGGCGGTCCCGTACGTCCTCACGACCGGCGTCGCGATCACGATCAGCCTCTTCGTCCTGGGCGTGGTCACGCACACGCTCGCCCGCCAGCTCGGCGGCGACGGAGCGTGGCAGCCCACGGTCGGCCTCGCGATGCTGATCACCGCGATCACGGACGCCCCGCGTCTGCTCTTCGCGATGTTCCTCGGCGGCGACGCCCCCTTCGTACAGATCCTCGGCTGGGCGACGTGGGCCCTGGCCGGTTTCCTGCTGACGCTCATGGTCAGCAGGTCGCACGACCTGCCGTGGCCGAAGGCGCTGGCCGCCTCCGCGATCCAGCTGATCGCACTCCTGTCGATCATCAAGCTGGGCACGTTCTAG
- a CDS encoding cation-translocating P-type ATPase, producing the protein MTVQPDAAGAQPRASQDDLWYARSPEEVATALGVDPAVGLAAPRAAELRAAHGPNALPEEARAPAWHRFLAQYRSYMQIVLVAAATVSLLIREWTTAVLLLALTLLNAVVGLRQEGKAESAMNALKSMMKATARVRRGGTEAEIPAEELVVGDVVLVSAGDQVPADGRIIEASALQIDESALTGESVPAAKDSGTLPGGRPLPPGDQTDMAFMNTPVTHGSGVLVVTAIGAGTELGRISGMLAATEKEIPPLTKELDRLTLWITGAAGLTMIVMFALGRSRDQAWDVLFVSAVSLAIAAIPEALPTVTQAILSVGSLNLARRNAIVKELPSVETLAFTSAINSDKTGTLTMNQMTAVEVLTPTDRYTVSGTGYGLAGRIHHAAGTAAGIEDAILPYLVASDAKLVDGEVVGDPTEGALLVLAHKAGLDTDATRERLPRLATLPFDPDYKLMATFHSALDAAGRPVVRCFVKGAAPAVAARAATALAAGETVPWDAGLQGRAEAATERMGGEGHRVMAAATRDLDPAVFDAEGDLLGYVTELRMASLVAMVDPPREESAAAVADARAAHIRVRLVTGDDVTTGAAIARQIGIPGEAVLGADFAAMSESERLARIDDIGVLGRVAPEHKVLLADTLKKKGDVVAMTGDGVNDAPAIKAADIGIAMGSGTDVAKSAGRMILSDDNFATIVYAVEQGRTIYDNLTKYIRFVLLLLVVFVLTFLGATVFNIAAGEPFTPPQVLWIHFVVNASFGFALGFDQENPGLMRRRPRPRGESVLTRPVLVTVGLGGLAITCGLLGMIKLGQARFDSVGTGQSIAFTAFALCLIVAAFECRSETESVLTPSTFDSRQMNWVALAQLVLSVLVTQLDGFRRLLGTTSITAGQYGWALLTAVALLLLWELGKLLTRRSRAAG; encoded by the coding sequence ATGACGGTGCAGCCGGATGCCGCGGGCGCGCAGCCGCGGGCTTCTCAGGACGACCTTTGGTACGCCCGTTCCCCGGAGGAGGTCGCGACGGCCCTCGGGGTCGATCCGGCGGTCGGGCTCGCCGCGCCACGGGCCGCCGAACTCCGTGCCGCGCACGGCCCCAACGCACTGCCCGAGGAGGCGCGCGCTCCGGCCTGGCACCGGTTCCTCGCCCAGTACCGCAGCTACATGCAGATCGTCCTGGTGGCCGCGGCGACGGTCTCCCTGCTCATCCGGGAGTGGACCACCGCGGTCCTGCTCCTCGCGCTGACCCTGCTGAACGCGGTCGTGGGCCTGCGTCAGGAGGGCAAGGCCGAGAGCGCGATGAACGCGCTGAAGTCGATGATGAAGGCCACCGCGCGGGTGCGCAGGGGCGGCACGGAGGCCGAGATCCCCGCGGAGGAGCTCGTCGTGGGCGACGTCGTGCTCGTCTCCGCCGGGGACCAGGTACCCGCGGACGGACGGATCATCGAGGCCAGCGCCCTGCAGATCGACGAGTCGGCGCTCACCGGCGAGAGCGTGCCCGCCGCGAAGGACTCCGGCACGCTGCCGGGCGGGCGGCCGTTGCCGCCGGGTGACCAGACCGACATGGCGTTCATGAACACCCCGGTCACCCATGGCAGCGGTGTGCTCGTGGTGACCGCCATCGGCGCGGGCACCGAGCTGGGCAGGATCTCCGGAATGCTGGCGGCCACCGAGAAGGAGATCCCGCCGCTGACCAAGGAGCTCGACCGGCTGACACTGTGGATCACGGGCGCCGCGGGACTCACGATGATCGTGATGTTCGCCCTGGGGCGCAGCCGGGACCAGGCCTGGGACGTGCTGTTCGTCAGCGCCGTCTCCCTGGCCATCGCGGCCATCCCCGAGGCCCTGCCGACCGTGACCCAGGCGATCCTCTCCGTCGGGAGCCTCAACCTGGCGAGACGGAACGCCATCGTCAAGGAACTCCCGTCGGTCGAGACCCTCGCGTTCACCTCGGCGATCAACTCGGACAAGACCGGCACCCTGACGATGAACCAGATGACCGCCGTCGAGGTGCTCACTCCCACCGACCGGTACACCGTCTCCGGCACGGGCTACGGCCTGGCGGGACGGATCCACCATGCCGCGGGGACCGCCGCGGGCATCGAGGACGCGATCCTGCCGTACCTCGTGGCCAGCGACGCGAAGCTGGTGGACGGGGAGGTGGTGGGCGACCCCACGGAGGGCGCGCTGCTGGTGCTCGCCCACAAGGCGGGGCTGGACACGGATGCCACCAGGGAACGTCTCCCCCGCCTCGCGACCCTGCCGTTCGACCCGGACTACAAACTGATGGCCACCTTCCATTCGGCCCTCGACGCCGCCGGCCGGCCGGTCGTGCGGTGTTTCGTCAAGGGCGCGGCGCCGGCGGTGGCGGCGCGGGCCGCCACCGCGCTCGCGGCGGGCGAGACCGTCCCGTGGGACGCCGGTCTGCAGGGTCGCGCCGAGGCGGCGACCGAGCGGATGGGCGGCGAGGGGCACCGGGTGATGGCCGCGGCCACCCGGGATCTCGACCCGGCCGTCTTCGACGCGGAGGGCGATCTGCTCGGGTACGTCACCGAGTTGCGGATGGCCAGTCTCGTCGCCATGGTCGACCCGCCCCGCGAGGAGTCGGCGGCCGCCGTGGCGGACGCCCGGGCGGCGCACATCCGGGTCCGCCTGGTGACCGGCGACGACGTCACCACCGGGGCGGCGATCGCCCGGCAGATCGGTATCCCCGGCGAGGCCGTCCTCGGCGCCGACTTCGCCGCGATGAGCGAGAGCGAGCGGCTGGCCCGCATCGACGACATCGGTGTGCTGGGACGGGTCGCGCCGGAGCACAAGGTGCTGCTCGCCGACACGCTCAAGAAGAAGGGCGACGTCGTGGCGATGACCGGGGACGGCGTCAACGACGCGCCCGCCATCAAGGCCGCCGACATCGGCATCGCGATGGGCAGCGGCACGGACGTGGCGAAGAGTGCCGGCCGCATGATCCTCTCCGACGACAACTTCGCCACCATCGTCTACGCCGTGGAACAGGGCCGGACGATCTACGACAACCTCACCAAGTACATCCGGTTCGTCCTGCTGCTGCTCGTCGTCTTCGTCCTGACGTTCCTCGGGGCCACCGTCTTCAACATCGCGGCGGGTGAGCCCTTCACCCCGCCGCAGGTGCTGTGGATCCACTTCGTGGTCAACGCCTCGTTCGGCTTCGCGCTCGGCTTCGACCAGGAGAACCCGGGGCTGATGCGCCGCAGGCCGCGTCCGCGTGGGGAGTCCGTGCTCACCCGGCCGGTGCTGGTCACGGTCGGGCTCGGTGGTCTCGCGATCACCTGCGGTCTGCTCGGGATGATCAAGCTCGGCCAGGCCCGCTTCGACAGCGTCGGGACCGGTCAGTCGATCGCGTTCACCGCGTTCGCGCTCTGTCTGATCGTGGCCGCGTTCGAATGCCGCAGTGAGACGGAGTCCGTGCTGACGCCGTCGACGTTCGACAGCCGGCAGATGAACTGGGTGGCCCTGGCCCAGTTGGTGCTCTCGGTGCTGGTGACCCAGCTGGACGGCTTCCGCCGTCTCCTGGGGACGACCTCGATCACCGCCGGACAGTACGGCTGGGCACTGCTGACCGCCGTCGCGCTGCTGCTCCTGTGGGAACTGGGGAAGCTCCTGACCCGCCGGTCGAGGGCGGCCGGGTGA
- a CDS encoding three-helix bundle dimerization domain-containing protein — MARETPSSPSSLGSTVGLRGLPAPGFGRRSCPSEPRMSGSTHSRGAWAGGHRHGTCGVPERSTGPGPSGASARRCPGAAAMTVDERMPPVGGAQAPLEAGSLSSPPVEQAEPEVPPDPPPAVPPAEDLAVRDMVGRLREAWPTVAENVVETAVRSAYDSFRQARVRAYVPILVERRARRALGAVAGGHVARSEERRPGEELMGDVGRESRADRGVHRAAEGGAGVEGPPEPGLRPS; from the coding sequence ATGGCCCGGGAAACACCGTCATCGCCGTCATCGCTTGGCTCGACGGTGGGACTTCGGGGGCTTCCCGCCCCCGGGTTCGGGAGGCGATCTTGTCCGTCCGAACCGAGAATGAGTGGGAGCACCCACTCGCGGGGCGCGTGGGCTGGAGGGCATCGGCATGGAACGTGTGGCGTTCCGGAACGGAGCACGGGACCAGGCCCATCGGGGGCTTCGGCCCGCAGATGCCCGGGCGCGGCGGCCATGACGGTCGACGAGCGGATGCCCCCGGTCGGCGGCGCGCAGGCTCCTCTCGAGGCGGGGAGCCTCTCGTCCCCTCCCGTGGAGCAGGCGGAGCCCGAAGTGCCGCCGGATCCGCCGCCCGCCGTCCCGCCCGCGGAGGACCTGGCTGTCCGCGACATGGTGGGGCGACTGCGGGAAGCCTGGCCCACGGTCGCCGAGAACGTCGTCGAGACCGCTGTCCGGTCCGCGTACGACTCCTTCCGCCAGGCCAGAGTCAGGGCGTACGTGCCGATCCTGGTCGAACGCCGGGCTCGACGGGCGCTCGGCGCGGTTGCCGGCGGCCACGTCGCTCGGTCGGAAGAACGACGGCCGGGAGAGGAACTGATGGGTGATGTCGGACGAGAGAGCCGAGCGGATCGCGGAGTTCATCGAGCCGCTGAGGGTGGAGCCGGGGTCGAAGGTCCGCCTGAGCCGGGACTTCGACCCTCGTGA
- a CDS encoding MFS transporter: MAPAAGTTESPATARLVLLTLAAGQFLMALDSSVMNVSIATVAEDVGTTVTGIQGAITAYTLVMAMFMIPGGKVGALIGRKRAFMIGCCVYGCGSLTTSLAPNLPVLLLGWALLEGLGAALILPAIVALVAGNFTTERRPAAYGLVAAAAAVAIAVGPLIGGLATTYFSWRWVFAGEVVVVLGILVSARPIADAPVGERARIDLIGCVLSALGLGISVYGVLRSDEWGWFQPKPGAPSWLGISLVVWLALAGLLLIWLFLRWEARLVKRRKEPLVDPALLQNKQLTGGLTMFFFQYLVQMGVFFVVPLYLSIALGLSALQTGARLLPLSLTLLAGAILIPRFFPDVSPRRVVRLGVLALLAGAVVLMAALDAGAGAEIVTIPLLLIGLGMGALASQLGSVTVSAVPETQSAEVGGVQNAVTNLGASLGTALAGSILIAALTSSFVTSIEQNPAVPADIKSQTSVKLQSGAPFLSDVQLKTALDASGTSAEVSQAALDANREARLDGLRAALAVLALTALIAMFFTSRIPTTQPGSATP, encoded by the coding sequence ATGGCACCCGCGGCAGGCACCACTGAGAGTCCGGCGACGGCACGACTCGTCCTGCTGACCCTCGCGGCAGGTCAGTTCCTGATGGCTCTCGACAGCTCGGTCATGAACGTCTCGATCGCCACCGTGGCCGAGGACGTGGGCACGACCGTGACGGGGATCCAGGGCGCCATCACGGCGTACACCCTCGTGATGGCGATGTTCATGATCCCCGGCGGCAAGGTCGGTGCGCTGATCGGACGCAAACGCGCGTTCATGATCGGCTGCTGCGTCTACGGCTGCGGCTCCCTGACCACGTCACTCGCGCCGAACCTCCCCGTACTGCTGCTCGGCTGGGCGTTGCTCGAAGGACTCGGAGCCGCCCTCATCCTGCCCGCGATCGTGGCGCTCGTGGCGGGCAACTTCACCACCGAACGCCGGCCCGCCGCGTACGGACTCGTCGCGGCCGCGGCCGCCGTGGCGATCGCGGTGGGGCCGCTCATCGGGGGGCTCGCGACGACGTACTTCTCCTGGCGCTGGGTGTTCGCCGGTGAGGTGGTGGTCGTGCTGGGCATCCTGGTGTCCGCCCGCCCCATCGCCGACGCGCCGGTCGGCGAGCGCGCCCGCATCGATCTCATCGGCTGCGTGCTCTCCGCCCTCGGCCTCGGGATCTCGGTCTACGGAGTGCTGCGCTCGGACGAATGGGGCTGGTTCCAGCCCAAACCCGGCGCGCCCTCGTGGCTCGGCATCTCGCTGGTCGTGTGGCTGGCGCTGGCCGGTCTGCTGCTGATCTGGCTCTTCCTCCGCTGGGAGGCCCGCCTGGTGAAGCGGCGCAAGGAGCCGCTCGTCGACCCGGCCCTGCTGCAGAACAAGCAGCTCACCGGTGGCCTGACCATGTTCTTCTTCCAGTACCTCGTGCAGATGGGCGTGTTCTTCGTCGTCCCGCTGTATCTGTCGATCGCCCTGGGCCTGTCCGCGCTCCAGACCGGTGCCCGCCTCCTGCCGCTCTCGCTGACGCTGCTGGCGGGCGCGATCCTGATCCCGCGCTTCTTCCCGGATGTCTCGCCGCGCCGGGTGGTGCGGCTCGGGGTCCTCGCGCTGCTCGCGGGCGCGGTGGTCCTGATGGCCGCACTCGACGCGGGAGCCGGCGCGGAGATCGTCACCATCCCCCTCCTGCTGATCGGGCTCGGCATGGGAGCGCTGGCGTCCCAGCTCGGGTCGGTGACCGTGTCCGCGGTGCCGGAGACACAGAGCGCGGAAGTCGGCGGGGTCCAGAACGCCGTCACCAACCTGGGCGCCTCGCTCGGTACGGCACTCGCCGGGTCGATCCTCATCGCCGCGCTCACGAGCTCGTTCGTGACCAGCATCGAGCAGAATCCGGCGGTCCCGGCCGACATCAAGAGCCAGACCTCCGTCAAGCTCCAGAGCGGCGCGCCCTTCCTCTCGGACGTTCAGCTCAAGACCGCGCTCGACGCATCCGGCACGAGCGCGGAGGTCTCGCAGGCGGCGCTCGACGCGAACAGGGAAGCACGGCTCGACGGCCTGCGCGCCGCACTCGCCGTCCTCGCCCTCACGGCGCTGATCGCCATGTTCTTCACCTCACGGATCCCGACGACCCAGCCAGGCTCCGCAACGCCGTAG